Proteins encoded together in one Acidobacteriota bacterium window:
- a CDS encoding RNA polymerase sigma factor, giving the protein MQPSDSRAAAESPAPNSQRGADQAKLERLRKNLLQTVHRLLGSRHRQMAEDIVQEALTRVLEKLGPDGLVEASPGLLYKTAYHVFIDDRRRSGRVQFHGLDMIAAPPLQSPGQERRLSDQRFSGMVVSCLKLLASARRQAVFLKVLGFSAKDSARILGRTARQIRNHIFRGITNLRSCLDEKGVHD; this is encoded by the coding sequence ATGCAACCATCCGACTCCCGAGCGGCCGCAGAAAGTCCTGCCCCGAATTCGCAGCGTGGCGCGGACCAGGCGAAGCTCGAACGGCTGCGCAAAAACCTATTGCAGACGGTTCATCGCCTGCTCGGTTCCCGCCATCGCCAGATGGCGGAGGACATCGTGCAGGAGGCTCTCACCAGAGTCCTCGAGAAGCTCGGTCCCGATGGGCTCGTCGAAGCCTCCCCCGGCCTTCTGTACAAGACCGCCTACCACGTCTTCATCGATGATCGCCGCCGCTCCGGCAGAGTTCAGTTTCATGGCCTCGACATGATCGCAGCACCTCCGCTTCAGAGTCCCGGGCAAGAACGCAGACTCTCGGACCAACGGTTCAGCGGCATGGTGGTGTCCTGCCTGAAGCTTCTAGCCTCGGCGCGACGGCAGGCTGTGTTTCTCAAGGTCTTGGGTTTCTCGGCCAAGGACTCGGCCAGAATCTTGGGACGCACCGCGCGCCAGATTCGCAACCACATCTTTCGCGGGATCACCAACCTCAGAAGCTGCCTCGACGAGAAAGGAGTCCACGATTGA
- a CDS encoding Sir2 family NAD-dependent protein deacetylase translates to MDPAIRELTDALRRARGRPIVIVTGAGISAASGISTFRGSDPDAVWNQYDIEMATFGFFERDPVAQWRWYLERFRRALAAEPNPAHHALVALEGWAEGRFDLVTQNIDTLHERAGSQALIKVHGSADRVRCSRAGCSLGEPIGSLPRHEKDFAPFLAEPRRDNLPTCPECGSLLRAHVLFFDEYYTAHRDYRYREVADAAERAELLIFIGTSMAVGVTEMFLQAAARRGVPAYSLDPAAERVPRGVRPLAAKAEELLPAVAVELASSRID, encoded by the coding sequence ATGGACCCAGCGATTCGGGAGCTCACCGACGCCCTGCGCCGAGCCCGCGGCCGGCCCATCGTGATCGTCACCGGCGCCGGCATCAGCGCCGCCAGCGGCATTTCCACCTTCCGCGGCAGCGACCCCGATGCGGTGTGGAATCAATACGACATCGAGATGGCGACTTTCGGGTTTTTCGAAAGGGATCCGGTGGCACAGTGGCGCTGGTACCTGGAGCGCTTCCGCCGCGCCCTCGCCGCTGAGCCCAATCCCGCTCACCACGCCCTGGTCGCCCTCGAGGGCTGGGCCGAGGGTCGATTCGATCTGGTGACCCAGAACATCGACACTCTGCACGAGCGCGCCGGTTCTCAGGCCCTGATCAAAGTCCACGGCAGCGCCGACCGGGTGCGCTGCTCGCGCGCCGGCTGCTCCCTTGGCGAGCCCATCGGCTCCCTGCCGCGACACGAGAAAGACTTCGCGCCCTTCCTCGCCGAGCCGCGGCGCGACAACCTGCCCACTTGCCCTGAGTGCGGTTCCCTGCTGCGTGCCCACGTCTTGTTCTTCGACGAGTACTACACCGCCCACCGCGACTATCGCTACCGGGAAGTGGCCGATGCCGCCGAGCGCGCCGAGCTCTTGATCTTCATTGGCACCTCGATGGCGGTCGGCGTCACCGAGATGTTCCTGCAGGCGGCGGCCCGGCGGGGAGTTCCCGCCTACTCCCTCGATCCCGCCGCCGAGCGCGTGCCACGCGGCGTCCGCCCCCTCGCCGCCAAGGCGGAAGAGCTCCTGCCGGCCGTGGCGGTCGAGCTCGCCTCCTCACGGATCGACTGA
- a CDS encoding CHAT domain-containing protein: MRIDQLIDGLRDNPTAAAAKDLTIAADRCHRTYTIDRLESVRSEGADNGWIPYKLAELRWFASGRDVGALFREAADAFSRQGATSLEVVALSGAARYHIVIGKRREADRDIAAIVALREQDLDAATRLRTYLAEAEHLNAGQLLSKTYSLLLAAESLFKVEEDAEALEPLRPQWLHLMTTTLYALGQYDQARLYGREIVSHYGEQLHAAPTIRNLLAGIEIADREFWSSATRQEALGHLGEVDICHPNRSAVLDSLWLKGQLLGERQSLERCLSVTARDGGRYARQRVKCLSALAVQLANENPDGSRGRALDLIGEAEELVAGADSSWSRLVVRRARSEVLWALGRRQEAMAAGIDLLHEVEGLRASQAGSAGRTGVVSAWGEHYQWVAGLVLRESLAGDSGALLGQAFALVETMRSRSLLEALQGLRTEGSRGTTRRLDKVATWSSQLSQINRRIAQRDYSRRSFDELAADRVTVERLIDQEVYSQGPDRGAAVALRLDTPLLKKIEGALESDQAYVSYLFASGETVLRGLGAGCWAILVTPQGSRGLALEGCEEASRRIDFLSTLNVLTQGNEPEQWAGQLGILVEPIRRAVLAPVLELLPPGIGHLVISPHGALHHLPFNLLLLAEEDRPRFEGLRFSYTPSARLFLQRVEERTPLPPASVLALVDPEPLAEGEWSPSEVAITEPCLALKPLRYGRSEGREVKSLLGVGSVLARRQASEQSLMSLDLGRFSILHFAAHAQAVPGKPRRSAVCLAPGSLDQDGLLQPHEIVQLRRVPPLVVLGVCEGANGSLVEGEGIMSLARAFLQAGARSVIASHRPVSDRNASRLVLSFYDQLAKGVSAGEALHRARVEMRSSQAPPDDWATFVLIGDSDLRFSSEK, from the coding sequence TTGCGGATCGATCAGCTGATCGACGGGCTTCGGGACAACCCGACGGCGGCGGCCGCGAAAGATCTGACCATCGCCGCCGATCGCTGCCATCGCACTTACACCATCGATCGACTCGAGAGCGTCAGGTCCGAGGGGGCCGACAACGGTTGGATTCCCTACAAGCTGGCGGAGCTTCGCTGGTTCGCGAGTGGCAGGGACGTGGGCGCGCTCTTTCGTGAAGCGGCGGACGCGTTTTCGCGGCAAGGCGCCACCAGCCTCGAGGTCGTTGCCCTGAGTGGAGCGGCGAGATACCACATCGTGATCGGAAAACGTCGCGAGGCGGATCGGGATATCGCGGCGATCGTGGCCCTCCGGGAGCAGGATCTCGACGCCGCGACCAGGCTGAGAACCTATCTGGCCGAAGCCGAGCACTTGAATGCCGGTCAGCTTCTCTCCAAGACCTACTCGCTCCTGTTGGCCGCCGAGTCTCTCTTCAAGGTGGAGGAAGATGCCGAGGCGCTGGAGCCGCTGCGGCCACAGTGGCTCCACCTGATGACCACGACCCTCTACGCTCTTGGCCAGTATGACCAGGCGAGGCTCTACGGCCGAGAGATCGTCTCTCACTACGGCGAGCAGCTCCATGCGGCGCCGACGATTCGCAATCTGCTGGCAGGGATTGAGATCGCCGACCGGGAGTTCTGGTCCTCGGCGACCCGTCAGGAGGCCCTGGGGCACCTCGGAGAGGTCGACATCTGCCATCCGAACCGCAGTGCCGTGCTCGACTCCCTGTGGCTCAAGGGGCAGCTCCTCGGCGAGCGGCAGAGTCTCGAACGCTGCCTCTCGGTGACCGCGCGGGATGGCGGCAGGTATGCCCGGCAGCGGGTGAAGTGCCTTTCCGCCCTGGCAGTTCAGCTCGCCAATGAGAACCCCGATGGTTCCCGGGGGCGAGCCTTGGACCTGATCGGCGAGGCCGAGGAGTTGGTGGCTGGGGCTGACTCCTCGTGGTCGAGGCTGGTGGTCCGGCGGGCTCGCAGCGAGGTCCTTTGGGCCCTCGGGCGCCGCCAGGAGGCGATGGCTGCCGGCATCGATTTGCTCCATGAGGTCGAAGGTCTGCGGGCTTCCCAGGCTGGCTCCGCCGGACGTACGGGGGTCGTCTCGGCCTGGGGCGAGCACTATCAGTGGGTTGCTGGACTGGTGCTCCGTGAGTCTCTCGCGGGCGACAGCGGCGCGCTTCTCGGGCAGGCCTTCGCTCTCGTCGAGACGATGCGCAGCCGGTCTCTCCTCGAAGCGCTCCAGGGCCTCCGTACGGAGGGCTCTCGCGGAACGACTCGACGGCTCGACAAGGTTGCGACTTGGTCTTCTCAACTGAGCCAGATCAATCGCCGAATCGCCCAGCGCGATTATTCGCGACGCTCCTTCGACGAGCTGGCGGCAGATCGGGTCACCGTGGAACGGTTGATCGACCAGGAGGTCTACAGCCAAGGACCGGATCGGGGAGCGGCGGTGGCGTTGCGCCTCGACACGCCCTTGCTGAAGAAGATCGAGGGTGCCCTCGAAAGCGACCAGGCTTACGTTTCCTACCTCTTCGCCAGCGGGGAGACTGTCCTGCGGGGCCTGGGAGCCGGCTGTTGGGCGATCCTGGTCACCCCGCAGGGCAGTCGAGGTCTCGCCCTCGAGGGCTGCGAAGAAGCGAGTCGGCGGATCGATTTCTTGTCGACCTTGAACGTCCTGACGCAGGGCAATGAGCCCGAGCAGTGGGCCGGGCAGCTCGGCATCCTCGTCGAACCGATTCGGAGGGCGGTCCTGGCTCCAGTGTTGGAGCTTCTGCCCCCTGGCATCGGTCACTTGGTGATCAGTCCTCATGGTGCGCTGCACCATCTTCCCTTCAATCTTCTGCTGCTGGCGGAAGAAGATCGACCTCGTTTCGAGGGTCTGCGCTTCTCCTATACGCCGTCAGCCCGGCTCTTCCTCCAGCGGGTGGAGGAGCGGACCCCTCTTCCCCCGGCTTCGGTTCTCGCCTTGGTGGATCCCGAGCCGCTGGCAGAGGGCGAGTGGTCGCCTTCGGAGGTCGCCATCACGGAGCCTTGCCTCGCTCTCAAACCGCTTCGGTACGGCAGGTCCGAGGGCCGTGAGGTCAAGAGCCTGCTGGGCGTGGGCAGCGTGCTGGCGCGCCGGCAGGCCAGCGAGCAGTCCCTGATGAGCCTGGATCTGGGGCGCTTCTCGATCTTGCACTTCGCCGCCCATGCTCAGGCCGTTCCCGGGAAGCCTCGCCGCTCGGCGGTTTGCCTGGCACCGGGCAGCTTGGATCAAGATGGCTTGCTGCAACCCCACGAGATCGTCCAGTTGCGGCGAGTGCCGCCGCTGGTGGTGCTGGGAGTCTGCGAGGGCGCCAACGGTTCCCTGGTCGAGGGTGAGGGCATCATGAGCCTGGCGCGGGCCTTCTTGCAGGCCGGCGCCCGCAGCGTCATCGCGAGTCATCGCCCGGTCTCCGATCGCAACGCGTCGCGGCTCGTGCTGAGCTTCTACGATCAGCTCGCGAAGGGGGTGTCGGCGGGGGAGGCGCTGCATCGGGCGAGGGTCGAGATGAGGTCGTCCCAAGCCCCGCCCGATGACTGGGCGACCTTCGTCTTGATCGGAGACTCCGACCTACGTTTTTCCTCCGAAAAGTGA